From a single Arachis hypogaea cultivar Tifrunner chromosome 3, arahy.Tifrunner.gnm2.J5K5, whole genome shotgun sequence genomic region:
- the LOC112771137 gene encoding iron-sulfur assembly protein IscA, chloroplastic-like, giving the protein MSTCCPNPIFYFHSQTPFENFLAAPASRAVAPAISLTDNALKYLNKMKSERSEDLCLRIGVKQGGCSGMSYTMDFEDKTNTRLDDSIIKYNGFIIVCDPKSLLFIFGMQLDYSDALIWGGFSFKNPNATQTCGCGKSFAAKM; this is encoded by the exons ATGTCTACATGTTGTCCTAATCCAATCTTTTACTTTCATTCTCAAACcccttttgaaaattttttagctGCACCTGCATCTAGGGCTGTGGCACCTGCAATATCACTTACGGATAATGCACTGAAGTACTTGAATAAGATGAAGTCTGAGCGAAGTGAGGATTTATGTTTAAGAATAGGTGTAAAACAGGGTGGGTGCTCTGGTATGTCGTACACTATGGATTTTGAGGACAAGACTAATACAAGGCTAGATGACTCCATCATTAAGTACAACGGTTTTATAATTG TTTGCGATCCTAAGAGCCTACTCTTCATATTTGGCATGCAGTTGGATTATAGTGATGCCTTGATTTGGGGAGGTTTCTCTTTCAAGAATCCGAATGCGACACAAACTTGTGGTTGTGGCAAATCCTTCGCTGCGAAAATGTAA